In Trueperella pecoris, the DNA window TTGAGCCGGCTAAGAAGCGCCTGTCGCTCACGGGAACGCCCTTCCGCTCTGACTCGGCGGCGATTCCTTTCGTCACCTACGAGCCCGACGCGGACGGGGTTCCGCGGTCGAAGGCTGACTATTCCTATGGCTACGGGGAGGCATTGGCCGATAGCGTCGTCCGCCCGGTGATGTTCATGTCCTACACGGGCAACATGCAGTGGCAGACCAAGCACGGCGATGTGGTTAGTGCCCAGCTTGGCGAAGAAATGACGAAGGACATGGAGGCCCAGGCTTGGCGCACGGCTCTCAACCCGGATGGCGATTGGATGAAGGCCGTGCTTGGCGCGGCAGACGATCGTCTCACCGTGGTCCGTCAGGGAATTCCCGACGCCGGTGGCCTCGTCATCGCCACGGATCACAAGACTGCTCGCGCCTACGCTGATCTCTTGGCTCAGATCAGCGGTGAAGAACCGACTGTGATTCTTTCGGACGACGAGCGCGCCTCGGATCGCATTGCCGACTACTCGGCGGGGACGTCGCGATGGATGGTTGCTGTGCGTATGGTGTCGGAGGGCGTGGACGTTCCGCGTTTGTCGGTGGGCGTTTATGCCACCTCCACCTCCACGCCGCTTTTCTTTGCCCAGGTGATTGGGCGTTTTGTGCGCTCGCGTTCGCGTGGGGAGACGGCGTCGGTATTCCTGCCCTCGGTACCCCACCTGCTGACGCTCGCGGGTGAGCTGGAGAAGCAGCGCGATCATGCTTTGTACGTTCCTTCCGCCGATGAGGATCAGTTGGATGACGATCTGATCGCTGCGGCGAATCGTGAAGAAAAGGCCTCCGACGATCTGGTCGGCGTGGGCTACACGGCGTTGTCCGCGGATGCGACGTTTGACAGGGTCGTCTTCGACGGCGACGATTTCGGTTCGTGGGCTGCCGTCGGCTCCGAGGAGGAAGCCGACTTCCTCGGCATTCCTGGCCTGCTAGAGCCAGACCAGGTGGCCACGCTTTTGCGCGAGCGCCAAGCGGAACAGCAGAAGAACTCCGGTAAGAAGACTGAGGCTCGTACAACCGTGATGGATTCACGACGCCGTCGCGAGGCTCGTAAGCAACTGTCCAGTTTGGTTGCTGCTTACGCTGCCAAGACCCAGCGCCCGCACGCGATGAT includes these proteins:
- a CDS encoding DEAD/DEAH box helicase, whose amino-acid sequence is MSARSHHNPQSVSVSAAQNLPPVYPQRAAWGTAGSLRAWQAEALGKYLDTMPRDFLAVATPGAGKTTFALRVATELMSRKVVSDVTVVCPTEHLKYQWAEAAARVGLKLDPDFSNSQGSLGASFNGACVTYAQVARAPLFHRHRTSARSTLVILDEIHHGGDALSWGDGIRVAFEPAKKRLSLTGTPFRSDSAAIPFVTYEPDADGVPRSKADYSYGYGEALADSVVRPVMFMSYTGNMQWQTKHGDVVSAQLGEEMTKDMEAQAWRTALNPDGDWMKAVLGAADDRLTVVRQGIPDAGGLVIATDHKTARAYADLLAQISGEEPTVILSDDERASDRIADYSAGTSRWMVAVRMVSEGVDVPRLSVGVYATSTSTPLFFAQVIGRFVRSRSRGETASVFLPSVPHLLTLAGELEKQRDHALYVPSADEDQLDDDLIAAANREEKASDDLVGVGYTALSADATFDRVVFDGDDFGSWAAVGSEEEADFLGIPGLLEPDQVATLLRERQAEQQKNSGKKTEARTTVMDSRRRREARKQLSSLVAAYAAKTQRPHAMIHTDLRRACGGPEVARASLEEVEARILKIQKWFVGRS